The region aaaatttcaaagaaaaatgctacgcatacaactcttttacaacttttGACGTGTGTTAGCATGTGATTGGAGCCAAAAGTTGTAAGCATTTAATACCCTCAACACCCTCCAATCACATGCTGACACTTatcaaaaattgtaaaagagttgtatGTCTAGTATTTTTCAATGTCAAATATACCCTTACCATATTGCAAGGGGGCTGCATCCCCCCAACCTCTTATTTGACCCCAACATAAAATCACTCATAAAGGGGCCCTTAAGGTCCCTATTCCTTTGGACCTAGAGAATAGTATAACATTCATtaaaatatgagtaatgctattcttTACACCCATTTATCACACTCATTTAATACCGATTGACGTggcgtgttttaagtggcttctcATGTCAaccactttcaaaaaaaataaaaaagccacttaaaacatgttACATCAGCTGGTACGAAATTTGCATGATAAATgggtgtgaagagtagcattactcttaaaatatattgaaaGCATCTCTAacaattatatttttggttCTTGAAATATAGGGTAGATTCCCATTGATCCCTAAATTTTAGAAAGTTCCAGtccttcaaatttttaatttcgaTCAATGTAGTTCTAGTGACAGGGTCATTAGTGATCAAAGGACCAAAATGCCGAGAAGGgtaattcaaaattaaaaaattctggtgccgacattgcaaattttgaaAATCCAAGGACGAAAAATGCAACCTGAGTAAGTCAGGGATCGGAGTATAATTTAGCCTACTGAATATGTTGCAGCTTCAGtgacagaaaaatgaaaaagctgACGTCTGTGAAGGCTTGATTGATAAAGGAAGACAGATATAAGGAAAATCAGCATACACTCTTCAATTGACCATAAATGATACATCGATACAAAGTTACATCTGTACTAAGTGGCCTTCTGAGAATTGTCGCTTAGGATGTTCTAGAAATTAGCATCAAACAACCAacaaatggagagagagagagagagagacatctGTACTAAGTGGCCTTCTGAGAATTGTCGCTTAGGATGTTCTAGAAATTAGCATCAAACAACCAacaaatggagagagagagagagagagagagagagagagagagagagagagagaggaggaggtTCTGTTATATTATGTCAGTGATTAAAAGCCAATACTCATTGAgcaatgtttcttgcacaacaaaTGTATACACTTTGTACAACAACGTTGATGtggaaataattttcttttcttttctttttttgtgcaggaaacattactctttttttattgtgaaaatcatttCCACGTCAACATTtttgtacaaagtgtgtacattTGTTGTGCAGGGAATATTAATCATACTCTTTAAGAAAATCAAAAAGTTACCTCCCATATAATTGCTGATTGATCTTTTGATGATGAAGCTAAATATTTCCCATTATGCGAAAATTCCAGAAACCAAACTTCATCAGTATGTGCTTGCAGTATCTGTTAGATTCAAtaagcaaaattttcaaattgacACTTCCAAGTAATTGGTGGAAAAGTCATAACAGCAAATTTGCAGTCCATCGAGATACACAAGACATTAGACATCATAAATGAAGCCTAAATTCAACAAGCCACGAAAGACTTCATTGATTAGCAGAATGCCCATGATGATGATGGCTGCAATAGTAATGACTAGGCAATGGAGATTTACAATGGGATTATGTTAACAAACTAGAAGCGAAGTTCAGTAGATTAACAACCTAACAAAAGCACttgaaattgaaacaaataTGCAAGATCAATGTATAAACTGATTTTATCAGGAAAAAAAACTATACTAGAATGCTATAAAAACATTTGAAAATGATTAAAAGGAAGGACGGTCAAGGACCTTCTAAGCACTCACCGGCAACATTTTATAGAGATCAGGACTTCAATATAGTTGGTAATAAAATTTCAACTTATCTTTGaggtttcatttttttctaaaaaaaaaaaaaagaatctattTGATTACTAAAAGTAATATAACTattgaatattttgacaaaaaattgtGATAGCAAGAAATTATAAATGTGTAATTTCATATAACCACCATACATCTTTCATCATCTTCAACAATACTTTTAAGTGcttaaaatgaaaacaaatggaCCTTCACTACTGAAATTCAAATTCATTACTTCATTTATTCTCATCAGAAAAATTAGACTAGGAACCTAACAAATTAAATacttgtatatataaataatgatGCTAACCTTGTCAACTAAAATTTCATCTTCATATATCTCAATCCATGGTGCATGGCTAAGGTATGGATGTCAAAATCTAACATGCCTCCATGGATGTTAAAGGTTTCTCCATCATTGGCGTTTTGTCAGACACAAACATTACAAATTTAGCTCCATAATAATgcaaaatagaagtcaaaaaaagcTACACTTCTCCACTACACACACTAACATAAGAAAATGCTGACAGATCTGGATACGGGCAGGAAAAATATCTTTGCAGATACCACTCAAGATCACTAGATCAGAAGGAAAACAACTCCTGAAGATTTCAACGAATAAACCATCTCAACAAATCAACAACTGCATTACCTTCACATGCTCCACAAACTATGTGAAAAGTCTATGCTGTCCGATGGTCAATGAAGCAAccagagaaaaaaagaaaaagaaaaagaaaggcaaaGAACCATAAATCCAGAAGAAACTCTAACCTGAATTGTTTGAGAAGGAATCTGGTTTCTCTGGCACTGATGATCTGAGTACAAAGACAAATCACTATCCAAAGTGTTGTGAAACACACAAGCATCTCGTTGCACATCAAGAGCCTGTTCAACTAGATATTCTAATCTTTTTTCAGGTGTCATGACTGCTGCAGGAAGCAACTTCTGTAGTTTTTCCAAAATCTTTGACCGTGACTTTGCAACATCAATATCTTGACTAGAAAGCCCAAGTATTACACACTGTGAAGGAGAGACAATGCATGCAGCAAGCTCATGAACTCGGCTCAAATTGATGTGAAGAGGGACAATCTCATTCCTAAGAGTATCTAAAGCATCAGTGACTTTTTCCATTTTCAGAAGCTCAAGGAACTTCTGCTCCAATATCAGAAAAGTTGCTGATTTCACAGTTGTTTCATCCAAAACGGCAATTGTTTGCAACGTGGCCACACATTCATTCCATTTTCCATCCTTCACTTGCTGCATAAGCAAATTAACCACTGATGAGTGTAATGGTATACCCGACTCTTCCTCCAAAAGGGCCCCACTCTTATCGTATCCAAGTGAATACAATGCCCTAGTTATAATTTTGATGAATTCTGATCTTTTGATGACTCCTTTTGAACCAACTGTCTCTTTATCTCCTTGGGAGGGTAAAGGCCTAGCCATCGAGTCTCCCAAAGAGCAAGCTACGGGCTGTGTAAGAAATGAGTCTTCTGACAAGCTCTTTGATTCTCCCAAGGGGACCTTAGCACGTTTCAATGGTGGTTCATTGTCCTCTATACCTCCCATGAAATGCCAACTTAGGCCATATATATCCTACAAGTCATAAAGGAACAAACTTCAATAGGAGCATTCAATCTCAGaagaaatctttaaaaaaaaaacttgctgaAGTTTGCATTCTTGCATAAACTAGTCAATGGGAAAATGGTTTAACAAAAAACAAGCAGACTATAATTTCGCACCAAGATCAAAGAACAAGAAACttataaggaaaaagaagacaACGATTTGGTTACATAATATTATTGACAAAGATctttcaaaaaggaaaaaagatcaTAAAATGAAGAATAAGAAAACAGCAAGATCAGGAAAATGATAAGCAATATTCTTTCTCTTACAACTAACTGCAATGAAAATGCACTAAGCCGAACGATCCTTATAAACAAGCTGAAGGAGCCAAATACCATAATTTCAAACCCAGGTCTCTTCTTCCACAAAATTGGACGTCTCTACTTCCACGAAATTAAGGGCTTATCCATCTAacacaaaaatttataaatgatACTTCCACCGTTCCCATCATCATGACGAATAACAACAACAACGGCAATGGCATTAGACGcagttttaaaaagtgaatgcattaataatcaaaaaaaaaaaaaaaaaatgaaaatagaactAAATAATATTCCTACTATACAGAAACGCACCACAATCCCCCCAGCTGCCTAATCCAACTTAGGGGTGGCAATTCGTGTTTGAACCATGTCAAAGcataggtataagactatatagttTAACTCTAACatattaatttcgtgttggattTTTGTCGAGTTCGCGGGTCGTGTTAAAAAAATTCGGTTGTATTTGATAAGACTATATAGCTTAATCCTAATCCGACCAATGTAATTAAACCACCCGTCAActcactaattttgtgttggatgattgtgtcaaaaattgttacTCCTTGTGCaaccaatgtttttttttttttttttttttttttggggagggggGTTGGTGTTAGGTGGGAGGTGCTCTACATAAAGGAACCAGACTTTGGCCTGCATTATGATTATGAAAGATCACAAAATTCATATGCAAATCCAATGGGGCATAAAAGATTATGTTAAAAGAGAGTCTTAACATGAAATAGAAGAGTTGTTCATGCAACAATTGCAGCAAGAATCAAACTAAAACATAAGGAACAATCAAGATCACGACTAAAACCAAAAGCAGCAAAGAAATCAACCCAAACCCATGAAAAAGGTGGGGGATTTCTCACCAGAAAGCATTACCCAGACAATACTTGCTTGAAAATAACAATCA is a window of Alnus glutinosa chromosome 4, dhAlnGlut1.1, whole genome shotgun sequence DNA encoding:
- the LOC133865913 gene encoding WD repeat-containing protein 26 homolog isoform X1, giving the protein MVFGSFSLFIRIVRLSAFSLQLVDIYGLSWHFMGGIEDNEPPLKRAKVPLGESKSLSEDSFLTQPVACSLGDSMARPLPSQGDKETVGSKGVIKRSEFIKIITRALYSLGYDKSGALLEEESGIPLHSSVVNLLMQQVKDGKWNECVATLQTIAVLDETTVKSATFLILEQKFLELLKMEKVTDALDTLRNEIVPLHINLSRVHELAACIVSPSQCVILGLSSQDIDVAKSRSKILEKLQKLLPAAVMTPEKRLEYLVEQALDVQRDACVFHNTLDSDLSLYSDHQCQRNQIPSQTIQILQAHTDEVWFLEFSHNGKYLASSSKDQSAIIWEVKEDGQVLLKHILTGHQKPVLMVSWGPDDHQLLSCGVEEVIRRWDVTSGECLHVYEKSGVGLISCGWFPDGRGIFSGMTDKSICLWDLDGRELECWKGQRTLRISDMAVTGDGKRIISICKETTILLLDREAKFERLIEEEEVITSFSLSKDNKFLLVNLLNQEIHLWSIEGDLKVVAKYKGHKRVRFLIRSCLGGFEEAFIASGSEDSQVYVWHRGSGELLLALPGHSGAVNSVSWNPTNLHMLASASDDRTIRIWGLDQFNLRHTVSQSNGHSNGRS
- the LOC133865913 gene encoding WD repeat-containing protein 26 homolog isoform X2: MGGIEDNEPPLKRAKVPLGESKSLSEDSFLTQPVACSLGDSMARPLPSQGDKETVGSKGVIKRSEFIKIITRALYSLGYDKSGALLEEESGIPLHSSVVNLLMQQVKDGKWNECVATLQTIAVLDETTVKSATFLILEQKFLELLKMEKVTDALDTLRNEIVPLHINLSRVHELAACIVSPSQCVILGLSSQDIDVAKSRSKILEKLQKLLPAAVMTPEKRLEYLVEQALDVQRDACVFHNTLDSDLSLYSDHQCQRNQIPSQTIQILQAHTDEVWFLEFSHNGKYLASSSKDQSAIIWEVKEDGQVLLKHILTGHQKPVLMVSWGPDDHQLLSCGVEEVIRRWDVTSGECLHVYEKSGVGLISCGWFPDGRGIFSGMTDKSICLWDLDGRELECWKGQRTLRISDMAVTGDGKRIISICKETTILLLDREAKFERLIEEEEVITSFSLSKDNKFLLVNLLNQEIHLWSIEGDLKVVAKYKGHKRVRFLIRSCLGGFEEAFIASGSEDSQVYVWHRGSGELLLALPGHSGAVNSVSWNPTNLHMLASASDDRTIRIWGLDQFNLRHTVSQSNGHSNGRS